In the Pseudomonas sp. ADAK2 genome, one interval contains:
- a CDS encoding tetratricopeptide repeat protein, protein MPQSRRYLLISLCVLFALALAWFFLRSTTPVVPEAIKHGYSEALAQARAGQPGAARVLYQQLGRPDLSTKRRLWLLAELPNYPSPQALKLADADLQNSSAEVRVAAIKSIVGLVPSGQRSLLLGPLLDDSEQTVRLAAVNALLGLSPDDLGLYFGPLQQAIDAWEQILKSEPESANTHYQLARLHLHNAELKEAQQALERTLQLEPGNLPALVMQIEVLDKQGQSDAARQLLAKQLKAQPDSAYLQHALGLWLLHHGQSEFAVLGLSKAVELEPDNKDYRYDLATTLRSEEELEAAQKQLQEIVQRHPADRKARVLLINYWKESGQLQNVQILLAQLEQMNPDDPALQQGL, encoded by the coding sequence ATGCCCCAGTCCCGCCGCTACTTGCTTATCAGCCTCTGCGTCCTGTTCGCCCTTGCCCTCGCCTGGTTTTTCCTGCGCAGTACCACGCCCGTGGTGCCGGAGGCGATCAAACATGGCTACAGCGAAGCGCTGGCCCAGGCGCGCGCCGGCCAACCGGGGGCGGCACGGGTGCTTTACCAGCAACTGGGCCGGCCAGACCTGTCGACCAAACGCCGGCTCTGGTTACTGGCCGAATTGCCCAACTACCCCAGCCCGCAAGCCTTGAAACTGGCGGATGCCGATTTGCAAAACAGCTCGGCAGAGGTTCGGGTGGCGGCGATCAAAAGTATCGTCGGCCTGGTTCCCAGTGGGCAGCGCAGCCTGTTGCTGGGGCCGTTGCTCGATGACAGCGAGCAAACCGTGCGCCTGGCTGCCGTCAACGCGTTACTGGGATTGTCACCGGATGATCTGGGCCTGTACTTCGGTCCGTTGCAGCAGGCGATCGATGCCTGGGAGCAAATCCTCAAGTCCGAACCGGAAAGTGCCAACACGCACTATCAACTGGCGCGGCTGCACCTGCACAACGCCGAACTGAAAGAAGCGCAACAGGCGCTGGAGCGCACCTTGCAGCTGGAGCCCGGCAATTTGCCGGCGCTGGTCATGCAAATCGAAGTGCTGGACAAGCAAGGCCAGAGCGACGCCGCCCGGCAGTTGTTGGCCAAACAGTTGAAGGCCCAACCGGATTCCGCCTACCTGCAACATGCCCTCGGCCTCTGGTTGCTGCACCACGGGCAAAGTGAGTTCGCCGTGCTCGGCCTCTCCAAAGCGGTTGAACTGGAGCCGGACAACAAGGATTACCGCTACGACCTGGCCACCACGCTGCGCAGCGAGGAAGAGCTGGAAGCCGCGCAGAAACAGCTACAGGAAATCGTTCAGCGTCACCCGGCCGACCGCAAGGCGCGGGTGCTGTTGATCAATTACTGGAAGGAAAGCGGCCAGTTGCAGAACGTGCAGATTCTGCTGGCGCAGCTGGAACAGATGAACCCGGATGATCCGGCGTTGCAGCAAGGTCTTTAA
- a CDS encoding bestrophin family protein, with amino-acid sequence MIVRPKPNLIGILFSLKGSIAKRIALRSLLVTLLASVIVLVETWHPAYFSKVNATPFTLLGLSLSIFMSFRNNACYDRWWEGRKQLGQLIIEVRSLIRQTQGLMDADERELLLRELCGFAHGLIARLRFESERQAVAPWTSTPIDHQHPNIPDALLQRLGARCSELAELGRISEWRYTQLEARLVSLSQVQASCERIKSTPLPFPYTLLLHRTIYLFCILLPFAMAEPLGWLTPVFTAIVSYTFFGLDEIGDDLEDPFGFDENDLPCNAILRTLEREVLAALGQTDLPPALEPIEYVLN; translated from the coding sequence ATGATCGTACGTCCCAAGCCGAACCTGATCGGCATCCTGTTTTCCCTCAAAGGCTCGATTGCCAAGCGCATTGCCTTGCGCAGCCTGTTGGTGACCCTGCTCGCGTCGGTGATTGTGCTGGTGGAAACCTGGCACCCGGCGTATTTCTCCAAGGTCAATGCGACGCCGTTCACCCTGCTGGGGTTGTCGCTGTCGATCTTCATGAGTTTTCGCAACAACGCCTGTTACGACCGTTGGTGGGAAGGTCGCAAGCAACTGGGGCAATTGATCATTGAGGTGCGCTCGCTGATCCGCCAGACCCAAGGTCTGATGGACGCGGACGAACGCGAATTGTTGTTGCGTGAACTGTGCGGCTTCGCCCATGGCCTGATCGCGCGCCTGCGCTTTGAAAGTGAGCGGCAAGCCGTCGCGCCCTGGACTTCCACGCCCATCGACCATCAGCACCCGAACATCCCCGATGCGCTGTTGCAACGCCTCGGCGCCCGCTGTTCGGAACTGGCCGAGCTCGGCCGGATCAGTGAATGGCGCTACACCCAACTGGAAGCCCGGCTGGTCAGCCTGAGCCAGGTCCAGGCGAGTTGCGAGCGGATAAAAAGCACGCCGCTGCCCTTCCCTTACACCCTGTTGCTGCACCGCACCATTTACCTGTTTTGCATCCTGCTGCCGTTTGCCATGGCCGAACCGCTGGGTTGGCTGACCCCGGTGTTCACCGCCATCGTCAGTTACACCTTTTTCGGTCTCGACGAAATCGGCGACGACCTCGAAGACCCGTTCGGCTTCGATGAGAACGATTTGCCGTGCAATGCGATTTTGCGCACCCTGGAGCGCGAAGTGCTGGCGGCGTTGGGGCAAACCGATTTGCCGCCGGCCCTCGAACCCATCGAGTACGTCTTGAACTGA